TCGATAGATCGAAAAACATCCACACTTCGGACAGTTTTTGTTGTGACACCTTCAAAAACTCCCTTTTCCTCAAATCTATCATAAACTTATACGAAATCTACCCACACCTTTTTGATCATTATGCCGCAATTTCAGCAAAAAGCTGTTGCTTTGGGGTTTTCAAAAGTTAAGTTCGGGATTGTCAATAAGGGGGAAGAAAAAGGCATTTGGATTGGATGCCCCGATGTTGTTGATGGACTTCGCTGCAATCTGGCTTTGTTTGGTGATTATGCTATCAAGCCTGAAGAATATATCAGTTTTGTTGAAAATGCTAATGCGCATATTGATAGATTTTGTGTTGAAAGTTTAAAGGACTTTTTGATTGAGAAAGAAGTTCCTTTTTTCTATGGCCAGAAGGGAAAAATGCACATGTTTTTCCTAGAAAAGCTTTCTCAGCAGATCGAGCTTCTTTCGCTTGCCGCCGGATTTGAAAATGTCTCTGCTCCGCTTTTTCCTGTGCGGCCCGGATCGCAGGGTGAAGGGTTCTATATTTCTTTAAAAAATAAGCTCGTCAGTTAAGTGGGGCGGTGTTTTTATGAAAACGCGCCCTTTTTTGTTGAAATAGATTTTATTTTCCATAGTCTGATCGCCACGCATCCTTGCCCTTCTTAACAAGTGAAGGTGGAGATAAATCTTTTATGCTCTTTAATTCCTTTCCGTTCCTTTTTGGGTTTTTCCCCGTTGTCTTTCTTGGCTTTTTTCTCATCGCACGCAAGAGCCAGACAGCCGCGGGGGTGTGGCTGGGCTTGTCTTCTCTCTTTTTTTATGGGTGGTGGAGTCCTCGCTATGTGCCGCTTTTGTTGGCGTCCATCCTTTTCTCTTTTGTGGTCAGCGCGGGGCTAACCTCCCCATCCCTTGGACGGCCAAGAAAAAAGCTCCTCCTTTTTGTTTCCATCTTTGTGCATTTGCTTGTTCTGGGTTTTTATAAATATGGAGCCTTTTTTCTTGGCGCGTTCCTCGGACTAACCGGCCTGGAGGGTAGTGCTTATGCGGGCGCAGTTGCGGTCGAGCTTCCCATTGGCATTTCTTTTTATACCTTTACGCAAATTGCCTTTCTTGTGGATTGCTGGCAGGGGAAAGTGATCGAGCGAAGGCTAGATCACTATTTGCTTTTTGTGACCTATTTCCCCCACCTTATTGCGGGGCCGATTTTGCATCACGCACAAATGATGCCGCAGTTTGCCAAGGCCGATATTTACAAGCCGAGGATGGAGTGGATCGCACGGGGCGTTGTTATCTTTGTTTTTGGATTATCGAAGAAGCTGTTGATTGCTGATCCGATGTCCGTTTATGCCAATGCCCTTTTTGATCAAAAATTGGTTCTGCCAACCTTTTTTCTAAGCTGGCTTGGCACGATCTTTTATGCTTTTCAAATCTATTTCGATTTTTCCGGTTATTCGGACATGGCGATTGGGCTGTCTTTGTTTTTCGGAATCAAGCTTCCGGTAAATTTTAATTCACCTTATAAGGCGACCAGCATTATTGATTTTTGGCGGCGGTGGCATATTTCGCTTTCAACCTTCTTGCGCGATTACCTTTACATTCCGCTGGGTGGCAATCGGTATGGCGCGGTCAGACGCTACATCAACCTTTTTATCACCATGCTTCTTGGCGGGTTGTGGCACGGGGCGGGGTGGACATTTATTCTCTGGGGCGGCTTTCATGGCCTCCTGCTGGCCATCAATCATGCTTGGCAGAAGGTGGCGAAAAGGGACGGACGCAGGCATGTTGTTGCCAAGGGGCTTTCTTGGCTTGTGACGTTTGTGTGCGTTTGTCTGGCGTGGGTTTTGTTTCGGGCAGAAACGCTTTCTCAAGCCATCGTGGTTTATAAGGGCATGCTGGGGCTTAACGGCTTGTCCCTTCCTGAATTTTTTAAAGATAAGGTTTCCTTTTTGAAGGGAGCTGCCCTTGTTGATTATTCAGGCATTTGGCAAGGGGCGCAAACACAGGGAGACAGCACCTCTTTTATCTTGCTGCTGCTTGCGGGCGCGATTTGTTGGGGGGCGAAGAATTTGAACAAGGTTTCTGTTCAGGAAAATAAAGTTTCCTTTGGCGTTGGCCAGGGCGTGCTTATTGGTGGTTTGTTTTTCTTGTGCCTTCTTCATATGGCAAGTGGTGCGCCCGCCCAATTCCTCTATTTTAGGTTTTAATCATGAAACGTTTTTTTATCGGCCTTGGCGCAGGATTCTTTGTAACGCCTCTTTTACTTCTTGCCCTTGCCTTGGGGCTTCCTACTGAAAAAGTGGGCCCCGCCCGATGGGTTGGGGATTGCCTTAAGGTCAAACTGGCCGTGGCACGAGAAGAGGCCAAGCCGCAGATTATTATCTTATCGGGATCAAATGCTCTTTATGGGTTTTCTGCGCGCTCTATGCGTGAGCGGGCGGATCTGCGCGCTGTCAATTTGGGCATGCATGCAGGGCTTGGGCTGAAATACACCCTTTATTACGGGCTTTCTGTGGCGAAAAAGGGCGATCTTTTTGTGTTGCCGTTTGAATACGAGTTTTATGAGCCAGAGCGATACGAAGGCGCTTTGTCCCTGCAGATTTTGGCCAATGATCCGGCCTTTTTTGGGAAATTATCCCCGCCTGAGCAGTTTAAGCTTATCGCCAGCATTACCGCTTCGGAATGGATTGCTTTTGTCAGGAATAGAACCCGTCCCGATCCGGTGGAGGGAGCGGGGTGTCGGCCAGAATCCCTGACAAAGTATGGCGACCAAACGGCTAATCAGCGTGCCGGCCTTGATAAAAAGGCTCATGCGTTATTGGCGGCTCGACCCGCTCGCGTTTTTTCTCTTAGTGCGGAAGCCAAAGAAAACATTTTGTGGTTTAAGCGCGAGCTTGCGAAAGTCGGCGCTTCGTTCGTTTTGGCGTATCCCAACACGTTGGAACCCATTTTTAACGTTGAGGAAAACAAGGCGTTTTTGAGTGATCTTGACGCCTTTGCGGCGGCAGAGGGGATTGTCATTATCGGCCGCCCAGAAGACAGGGCGTTTTCCTTGGATCAAGCGTTCGACACGAATTATCATGTGGACAGCGTACGGCAGGAGGAAAACACAACCATTCTCCTTAAACAGCTAGGCGGGATAGATTTGCGCCCTTTTCAAGGGGCGATTGAAGAACAAAAGGATCAACGATGAAGCTGATCAAACCAACGAAACTTCAAGCGGGCGACAAGGTGGCGGCGATCACGCTGTCGTGGGGCGGTGCGGCGACGTTTCCCGACCGTTATGCGCTGGGCAAAAAAAGGCTTGAAGAAAACTTTGGTGTGCAGGTTGTGTTAACGCGCCATGCGTTGCGCGAGGCTGCGTGGATTGCCGCGAACCCCAAGGCTCGCGCCGATGATTTGATGGAGGCTTTTGCCGATCCGCAGGTCAAAGCCATCTTTAGTATTATTGGCGGGGAGGATTCGATCCGCCTGTTGCCGTATGTTGATTTGAATGTGATTGCGCGGCATCCAAAAATCTTTATGGGGATGTCCGACACAACAGTGACGCATTTTATGTGTTTGAAGGCTGGGCTGTCCTCTTTTTACGGCCCCTCAATTTTGGCGGACATGGATGAGAATGTTGAGGCGTTTCCTTATATGCTCGACTCTGTGCGGCGCACGTTGTTTACGTCAGAGCCATTAGGCGAGATCGCGCCATCTGACGAATGGACGGGTGAGATGCTGCCTTGGCAAGTGCCGGAAAATGCC
This portion of the Bdellovibrionales bacterium genome encodes:
- a CDS encoding MBOAT family protein, which gives rise to MSSLFFYGWWSPRYVPLLLASILFSFVVSAGLTSPSLGRPRKKLLLFVSIFVHLLVLGFYKYGAFFLGAFLGLTGLEGSAYAGAVAVELPIGISFYTFTQIAFLVDCWQGKVIERRLDHYLLFVTYFPHLIAGPILHHAQMMPQFAKADIYKPRMEWIARGVVIFVFGLSKKLLIADPMSVYANALFDQKLVLPTFFLSWLGTIFYAFQIYFDFSGYSDMAIGLSLFFGIKLPVNFNSPYKATSIIDFWRRWHISLSTFLRDYLYIPLGGNRYGAVRRYINLFITMLLGGLWHGAGWTFILWGGFHGLLLAINHAWQKVAKRDGRRHVVAKGLSWLVTFVCVCLAWVLFRAETLSQAIVVYKGMLGLNGLSLPEFFKDKVSFLKGAALVDYSGIWQGAQTQGDSTSFILLLLAGAICWGAKNLNKVSVQENKVSFGVGQGVLIGGLFFLCLLHMASGAPAQFLYFRF
- a CDS encoding S66 peptidase family protein is translated as MKLIKPTKLQAGDKVAAITLSWGGAATFPDRYALGKKRLEENFGVQVVLTRHALREAAWIAANPKARADDLMEAFADPQVKAIFSIIGGEDSIRLLPYVDLNVIARHPKIFMGMSDTTVTHFMCLKAGLSSFYGPSILADMDENVEAFPYMLDSVRRTLFTSEPLGEIAPSDEWTGEMLPWQVPENAKIKRKRHKPLGYQVLQGSGVVRGPLIGGCIEVLDWLRGTAVWPVPQQWEGAILFLETSEENPTLNQFTRMVRCFAAMGILNCVNGILLGRPMVDPDPALMTQYDVALQKVVRDECGLADLPIMTQLDFGHSAPQMVLPYGAEAEIDCERKAFSILESGVSAAPAP